The following nucleotide sequence is from Streptobacillus canis.
ATACACAGGAACAGGTAAAGCATATTTAAGATTTTCTGTTGCAGTTCAAAGAGAAGGTAATAGAGATGAAGTTGACTTTATTAACTGTGTTGCTTGGGAAAAAAGAGCAGAAACTATAGGGCAGTATTTTAAAAAAGGAAGTAGAATACTAGTTACAGGAAGATTATCAGTAAGTAGCTATGAAACAAAAGAAGGAGAAAAAAGAACATCAACAGATGTTGTTATCAATAGCTTTGAATTCATAGATTCTAAATCAGATTCTAACGGAGGCAGCAGAGAATTTACACCAAGTAGATCAGTAGAAGCTCCAAGAGAAGAAATTCTTGTTGACGAAGAAGACGACTTCCCATTCTAAGAAATAGGAGGAAGACATGAAACCAGTTGCTGAATTCAAAAAAAGAAAAAGAAGACCAAAAGTTAAATTCAAAATTGAAGATATAGATTATAAAAACGTGGATTTATTAAAAAACTTTATGAACGATAAAGGTAAAATATCTCCATCAAGAGTAACAGGGTTAGATGCTAAAATTCAAAGAAAAATTGCAAG
It contains:
- a CDS encoding single-stranded DNA-binding protein, with the translated sequence MNYVSLLGRLTRDPEVQYTGTGKAYLRFSVAVQREGNRDEVDFINCVAWEKRAETIGQYFKKGSRILVTGRLSVSSYETKEGEKRTSTDVVINSFEFIDSKSDSNGGSREFTPSRSVEAPREEILVDEEDDFPF
- the rpsR gene encoding 30S ribosomal protein S18, which translates into the protein MKPVAEFKKRKRRPKVKFKIEDIDYKNVDLLKNFMNDKGKISPSRVTGLDAKIQRKIARAIKRARQIALLPYTKIEK